Proteins from a genomic interval of Bradyrhizobium sp. CCGB01:
- a CDS encoding pyrimidine 5'-nucleotidase: protein MTSPRTFAHVDTWVFDLDNTLYPHHVNLWQQVDARIGEFVCSWLNVTPEEARKIQKDYYRRFGTTMRGMMTMHGVRADDYLAYVHKIDHSPLEPNPALGEAIAKLSGRKLILTNGSVDHVDAVLARLGLGSHFDGVFDIIAAGFEPKPAEQTYRKFLSDHAVDPTKAAMFEDLSRNLTVPHALGMTTVLVVPDGTKEVVREDWELEGRDAAHVDHVTDDLTGFLARLPR from the coding sequence ATGACCTCCCCCCGCACCTTTGCCCACGTCGACACCTGGGTGTTCGACCTCGACAACACGCTCTATCCGCATCACGTCAATCTGTGGCAGCAGGTCGATGCGCGGATCGGGGAGTTCGTGTGCAGCTGGCTGAACGTGACGCCCGAGGAGGCGCGCAAGATCCAGAAGGACTATTACCGGCGCTTCGGCACCACCATGCGCGGCATGATGACCATGCATGGCGTGCGCGCCGACGACTACCTCGCCTATGTCCACAAGATCGACCACTCGCCGCTGGAGCCGAACCCGGCGCTCGGCGAAGCCATCGCAAAACTGTCCGGGCGCAAGCTGATCCTGACCAACGGCTCGGTCGACCATGTCGACGCGGTGCTGGCCCGCCTTGGCCTCGGCTCGCATTTCGACGGCGTGTTCGACATCATCGCCGCCGGCTTCGAGCCGAAGCCGGCGGAGCAGACCTATCGAAAATTCCTCTCAGACCATGCGGTGGATCCGACCAAAGCCGCCATGTTCGAGGACCTCTCCCGCAATCTCACCGTTCCCCACGCGCTCGGCATGACCACGGTGCTGGTGGTGCCTGACGGGACCAAGGAAGTGGTGCGCGAGGACTGGGAGCTGGAAGGGCGCGACGCCGCCCATGTCGACCACGTCACGGATGATCTGACGGGGTTTTTGGCCCGACTGCCGCGGTAA
- the dapD gene encoding 2,3,4,5-tetrahydropyridine-2,6-dicarboxylate N-succinyltransferase, whose translation MSLQALESTINSAFDARDGISTSTKGEVREAVDQALEILDKGEARVAERGADGKWKVNQWLKKAVLLSFRLNDMGVIPGGSGKATWWDKVPSKFEGWGENRFRDAGFRAVPGSVVRRSAFIAKNVVLMPSFVNLGAYVDESTMVDTWATVGSCAQIGKRVHISGGAGIGGVLEPLQAEPVIVEDDCFIGARSEVAEGVIVRKGAVLAMGVFLGASTKIVDRETGEVFIGEVPEYSVVVPGALPGKPMKNGQIGPSTACAVIVKRVDERTRSKTSINELLRD comes from the coding sequence ATGTCCCTCCAAGCCCTCGAATCCACCATCAACAGCGCCTTCGACGCGCGCGACGGCATCTCGACCTCGACCAAGGGCGAGGTGCGCGAGGCCGTGGACCAGGCGCTGGAGATTCTGGACAAGGGCGAGGCGCGCGTCGCCGAGCGCGGGGCCGACGGCAAGTGGAAGGTCAATCAGTGGCTGAAGAAGGCCGTGCTGCTGTCCTTCCGCCTCAACGACATGGGCGTCATTCCCGGCGGGTCCGGCAAGGCGACCTGGTGGGACAAGGTGCCCTCGAAGTTCGAAGGCTGGGGCGAGAACCGCTTTCGCGATGCCGGCTTCCGCGCCGTGCCCGGCTCGGTGGTGCGCCGCTCGGCCTTCATCGCCAAGAACGTCGTGCTGATGCCGTCCTTCGTCAATCTCGGCGCCTATGTCGATGAGAGCACCATGGTCGACACCTGGGCGACCGTCGGCTCCTGCGCGCAGATCGGCAAGCGCGTGCACATCTCCGGCGGCGCCGGCATCGGCGGCGTGCTCGAGCCGCTCCAGGCCGAGCCCGTCATCGTCGAGGACGATTGCTTCATCGGCGCGCGCTCCGAGGTCGCCGAAGGCGTAATCGTGCGCAAGGGCGCGGTGCTGGCGATGGGCGTGTTCCTGGGCGCCTCCACCAAGATCGTCGACCGCGAGACCGGCGAGGTCTTCATCGGCGAAGTGCCTGAGTATTCGGTGGTCGTTCCCGGCGCACTGCCCGGCAAGCCCATGAAGAACGGCCAGATCGGCCCGAGCACCGCCTGCGCCGTCATCGTCAAGCGCGTCGACGAGCGCACGCGCTCGAAGACCAGCATCAACGAGCTGCTGCGGGATTGA